A stretch of uncultured Campylobacter sp. DNA encodes these proteins:
- a CDS encoding beta-ketoacyl-ACP synthase III, translated as MQKASMISIAAYAPSEILTNFDLEKMVETSDEWIVKRTGIHERRIAKGESTSDLGMKAAALAIERSGLQKNEIDAIICATISPDYFCMPSTACVIADKLGLNFGITAFDINAACTGFIYLLELAKSLIESGAKKHILIIGTEKLSSIVDWSDRATCILFGDGAGAAVIAARDDNEIIDIHTASDGSKGDLLITAAPGSVNPLSQKIIDEKLGFMQMAGREVFKIAVPTLSNDVVEILEKNKISPEQVDLFIPHQANLRIIEAVKARLEFSDEQCVLTIGKYGNTSSASIPMAINDAYESGRLKNGSLMLLDAFGGGFTWGSALLKFGGKSIN; from the coding sequence ATGCAAAAAGCCTCGATGATCTCAATCGCAGCATACGCGCCGAGCGAAATTTTAACCAATTTCGATCTTGAAAAGATGGTTGAAACGAGCGATGAATGGATCGTCAAGCGAACAGGCATTCATGAGCGCCGTATCGCGAAGGGCGAGAGTACTAGCGATTTGGGCATGAAGGCCGCAGCGCTTGCGATCGAGCGTAGCGGCTTACAAAAAAATGAGATCGATGCGATAATTTGCGCCACGATCTCGCCCGATTATTTCTGCATGCCCTCGACTGCGTGCGTCATCGCGGATAAACTGGGCTTAAATTTCGGTATTACGGCGTTTGATATAAATGCCGCCTGTACGGGCTTCATCTATCTTTTAGAGCTTGCAAAATCCCTCATCGAAAGCGGCGCCAAAAAGCACATACTGATAATCGGCACGGAAAAACTCAGCTCAATAGTCGATTGGAGCGACCGCGCTACGTGCATACTCTTCGGCGACGGCGCAGGTGCTGCGGTTATCGCGGCGCGCGACGATAATGAAATCATCGACATTCATACCGCCAGCGACGGCAGCAAGGGCGATCTTCTCATCACCGCAGCCCCGGGTAGCGTCAATCCACTCAGCCAAAAAATCATTGACGAAAAGCTAGGCTTCATGCAGATGGCGGGGCGCGAGGTCTTTAAAATCGCGGTACCGACGCTCAGTAACGACGTCGTGGAGATTTTGGAGAAAAATAAAATTTCGCCCGAGCAGGTCGATCTTTTCATCCCGCATCAGGCAAATTTACGCATTATCGAGGCGGTCAAGGCGAGACTGGAATTTAGCGACGAACAATGCGTGCTTACGATCGGCAAATACGGCAACACGAGCTCGGCGTCGATCCCGATGGCGATAAATGACGCTTACGAGAGTGGCAGGCTCAAAAACGGCTCGCTTATGCTTTTGGATGCGTTCGGCGGCGGCTTTACGTGGGGCAGCGCGCTTTTGAAATTTGGCGGCAAGAGCATAAACTAG
- the plsX gene encoding phosphate acyltransferase PlsX: MISVAIDAMGGDFGCEPIINGVVDALRERKFNAFLVGDEAQIKPFIPQDQGFEKYITYVAASEVFEMKEGATDALKRKESSIFKAVDLVKDGTCKAVVSAGHSGATMSLATLRIGRLKGILRPAIATLMPNSIGSRTLVLDVGAYVDCKPENLFQFAIMGEAYAKEIMGLNAPRIGLLSNGEEDSKGNEVTKEAFHMLKKMQNFIGNVEGNQIFDGSVDVVVCDGFIGNIMLKSSEGVASAIGKLIKNETKKSPIAIAGSILMKRVFKIIKKSTDYDEYGGAPLLGVKECVIISHGKSTPKAVKNAIFQALKFADSKINSAIESEISSNE, encoded by the coding sequence ATGATTTCCGTTGCTATAGACGCGATGGGCGGTGATTTCGGCTGCGAGCCGATAATAAACGGAGTCGTAGATGCGCTGCGAGAGCGTAAATTTAATGCATTTTTGGTGGGAGACGAAGCGCAAATCAAGCCTTTTATTCCACAAGATCAAGGCTTTGAGAAATATATTACTTACGTCGCTGCAAGCGAAGTTTTCGAGATGAAAGAGGGCGCAACGGACGCTCTTAAACGCAAAGAAAGCAGCATCTTTAAAGCGGTCGATCTAGTAAAAGACGGCACTTGCAAAGCCGTGGTATCAGCAGGACATAGCGGCGCTACGATGAGCCTTGCTACGCTTCGCATAGGAAGGCTCAAAGGTATCTTGCGCCCGGCGATTGCTACGCTGATGCCAAATTCCATAGGCAGCCGCACGCTTGTGCTGGATGTGGGCGCTTATGTAGATTGTAAGCCTGAGAATTTGTTTCAATTTGCGATTATGGGCGAAGCATATGCCAAGGAGATTATGGGTTTAAACGCACCGCGCATCGGCTTATTATCCAACGGCGAGGAGGATAGTAAAGGCAACGAGGTAACAAAAGAAGCCTTTCATATGCTTAAGAAGATGCAAAATTTTATTGGTAATGTCGAAGGCAATCAAATTTTTGACGGCTCGGTAGACGTGGTCGTGTGCGACGGATTTATCGGCAACATTATGCTAAAATCCAGCGAAGGTGTCGCAAGCGCTATCGGCAAACTTATTAAAAACGAAACTAAAAAATCCCCGATCGCCATCGCAGGCTCCATCTTGATGAAGCGCGTCTTTAAGATAATCAAAAAAAGCACGGACTACGACGAATACGGCGGCGCGCCGCTTTTGGGCGTCAAAGAATGCGTCATCATAAGCCACGGCAAAAGTACCCCGAAAGCCGTTAAAAACGCGATCTTTCAAGCGCTTAAATTTGCAGACTCCAAAATCAACTCCGCGATAGAAAGCGAAATTTCTTCAAACGAATAG
- the rpmF gene encoding 50S ribosomal protein L32 — MAVPKRRVSKTRAAKRRTHYKVTLPIPVKDKDGSWKIPHRINKTTGEY, encoded by the coding sequence ATGGCAGTTCCAAAGCGAAGAGTTAGTAAAACTCGTGCGGCAAAAAGACGCACTCACTACAAAGTGACCCTTCCGATCCCCGTCAAAGATAAAGACGGAAGCTGGAAAATTCCGCATAGAATAAACAAAACTACGGGCGAATATTAA
- the ndk gene encoding nucleoside-diphosphate kinase, giving the protein MQQTLSIIKPDAVKKGVIGKIIDRFESHGLRIAAAKKVCLSAEDAGKFYEIHKDRPFYKDLIEFMTSGPVVVMVLEGDDAVAKNRALMGATDPKKADKGTIRADFADSIDANAVHGSDSLENAKIEIAFFFAKREIC; this is encoded by the coding sequence ATGCAGCAAACGCTTTCTATTATTAAGCCTGATGCCGTTAAAAAGGGCGTTATCGGCAAAATTATCGATCGTTTCGAAAGCCACGGACTAAGAATCGCAGCGGCTAAAAAAGTATGTCTAAGCGCCGAAGATGCGGGTAAATTTTATGAAATTCACAAGGATCGCCCTTTTTATAAAGATCTGATTGAGTTCATGACTAGTGGTCCAGTGGTCGTAATGGTGCTAGAAGGCGATGATGCCGTAGCTAAAAATCGCGCGCTAATGGGCGCTACCGATCCGAAAAAAGCCGATAAAGGCACGATCAGAGCGGACTTTGCAGACAGCATCGACGCTAACGCCGTTCACGGCAGCGACAGCTTAGAAAACGCAAAAATCGAGATCGCATTTTTCTTTGCAAAAAGAGAAATTTGCTAA
- a CDS encoding 4Fe-4S dicluster domain-containing protein gives MAVKITDICISCGSCIDECPVNAIVDDSDNPSGEDSYYVYADKCVECVGYNDEPACASACPTDGCIVWSDIVAGQPSRDSIGADLRSGDTPVFA, from the coding sequence ATGGCTGTAAAAATTACCGATATTTGCATTAGCTGCGGCTCATGCATCGACGAGTGTCCGGTAAATGCGATCGTGGACGATAGCGATAACCCAAGCGGTGAGGATAGCTACTACGTATATGCCGATAAATGCGTCGAGTGCGTGGGCTACAACGACGAGCCGGCTTGCGCTAGCGCCTGTCCGACCGACGGCTGTATCGTCTGGAGCGACATCGTAGCGGGTCAACCTAGCAGGGATAGTATAGGTGCGGATCTGCGCAGCGGAGATACCCCGGTATTTGCTTAG
- a CDS encoding peroxiredoxin, with product MIVTNKAVDFTATAVLGNNEIVEDFNLYKNIGEKGAVVFFYPKDFTFVCPSEIIAFDHRYQDFKSKGIEVIGVSCDSEFTHLAWKNTPVNAGGIGKVQFPLVSDITKDIARSFDVLFGNAVALRGSFLLDKDGTVRHAVINDLPLGRNIDEMLRMVDTMLFTNEHGEVCPAGWHKGDAGMKADPKGVAEYLDKNASKL from the coding sequence ATGATAGTAACCAACAAAGCCGTTGATTTCACGGCAACTGCGGTTTTAGGCAACAACGAAATAGTCGAGGATTTCAACCTCTATAAAAATATCGGCGAAAAAGGCGCGGTCGTATTCTTTTATCCAAAAGATTTTACTTTCGTCTGCCCGAGCGAGATCATCGCATTCGATCACAGATATCAAGATTTCAAATCTAAGGGTATCGAAGTTATCGGCGTTAGCTGCGATAGCGAGTTTACGCATCTTGCATGGAAAAATACTCCGGTAAACGCAGGCGGTATCGGCAAAGTGCAGTTCCCGCTAGTTTCGGATATCACAAAAGATATCGCACGCAGCTTCGACGTGCTGTTCGGCAATGCCGTAGCGCTTCGCGGCAGCTTCCTGCTTGACAAAGATGGCACCGTCCGCCACGCCGTCATCAACGACCTACCGCTTGGTCGCAATATCGACGAGATGCTTCGCATGGTCGATACGATGCTATTTACCAACGAGCACGGCGAGGTTTGCCCTGCAGGCTGGCACAAAGGCGACGCAGGGATGAAAGCAGATCCTAAGGGCGTCGCAGAGTATCTAGACAAAAATGCGAGCAAACTATAA
- a CDS encoding M16 family metallopeptidase produces the protein MKKLIFFISALLCSLSLYSADANPDAPLKLDPSVVHGELANGVKFYILKNDVPKNSALFYLNVAAGSVDENDDEQGLAHFVEHMAFNGSEHFDKNELVHTLQRLGVKFGADLNAQTGFENTTYNIQAQVSDETLKDVFLVLRDYAGGVKFDENETQKEKGVILEEAKKGFERRFYEKRATYLYPNSIFSRRFPIGQNEIIKGATGEQLKKFYARNYLPSAISIIVVGDVNVEQIKNLIKQNFNSLSAHGEKIPRDLSLRPFEGGLASTVEPELGANVASVLYARKYEPLRSYGALKNEWLQAYVSRLMELGYDAMNVNAEIPLKAYFGSDDLFKNRRLYSISANIFNFDANATLNSLFSAIKGVREHGFNNDDFDSVKAEFKHQVQADLLKNDTQSAQIGALLDFVQNGNVKLSKQDEHDLSLKALGEITLADVNKFFSKITDGARFTEIISAKDLGISQKDAKLLYEKAVPFNFAASKLASKQLAGADLKETEFKAQKGASGTEILEFKNGAKVILKPLKSEKNKIALAAVKKDGYAHFGKARGEILTALLNSGTIGELNEYEAGRLTSKFDYKLRFRMDDADCGFRGAGADLEAMTHELYARFSEPLIHASSLTKYKTDALSAIALRDETAEFKFGEQILKSLYSGDTARKQPLSVDDVKSANLADLQRDADEIFSGVGDFIFVLSGDFEPARAKQILAKYIGNLKPGTSSATPKTLMLNTSSGEIVQDYGDSDKSEVRMIFSNYELQNFDFSDTYKFQALKSVLSNRIVEQIREARGQIYSAMVHSAYVREPQIAASLNVSFSTEPKDASAVAASVSEILKQIESSGAKDSELANFKKAQILSTKRAAQTNDFWLANITAHELYGYPLYDEKSYAASINAVKSADVQEAARVLSDRLFTAILNPKER, from the coding sequence ATGAAAAAGCTTATATTTTTTATCTCCGCCCTGCTTTGCTCTTTGAGCCTTTACTCCGCAGACGCTAACCCGGACGCGCCGCTTAAGCTCGATCCTAGCGTCGTGCACGGCGAGCTGGCAAATGGCGTGAAATTTTATATCCTCAAAAATGACGTGCCAAAAAATAGCGCGCTTTTTTACCTCAACGTAGCCGCGGGTAGTGTCGATGAAAATGACGACGAGCAGGGCTTAGCGCACTTCGTCGAGCATATGGCATTTAACGGTAGCGAGCACTTCGATAAAAACGAGCTCGTTCATACCTTGCAGCGTCTGGGAGTAAAATTCGGCGCCGATCTCAATGCACAGACTGGCTTTGAAAACACCACATACAACATCCAAGCCCAAGTAAGCGATGAGACGCTAAAGGACGTATTTTTAGTACTGCGCGATTATGCAGGCGGCGTGAAATTTGACGAGAACGAAACACAAAAGGAAAAAGGCGTCATCTTAGAGGAAGCAAAAAAAGGCTTTGAGAGGCGATTTTATGAAAAGCGCGCCACATATTTATACCCTAATTCCATATTTTCCAGACGCTTTCCGATTGGACAAAATGAAATCATCAAAGGCGCCACCGGCGAGCAACTAAAAAAATTCTATGCGCGCAACTACCTTCCTAGCGCCATTAGCATCATAGTCGTGGGCGACGTAAACGTTGAGCAGATTAAAAACCTAATCAAGCAAAATTTTAACTCTCTTTCTGCGCACGGCGAAAAAATCCCGCGTGATCTTAGTCTGCGCCCATTTGAAGGCGGGCTAGCAAGCACCGTAGAGCCCGAGCTCGGCGCTAATGTCGCTAGCGTGCTTTACGCACGCAAATATGAGCCGCTAAGAAGCTACGGTGCGCTTAAAAATGAGTGGCTGCAAGCCTACGTATCGAGGCTGATGGAGCTTGGATACGACGCGATGAATGTGAATGCCGAAATTCCGCTTAAAGCCTATTTCGGCTCGGACGATCTGTTTAAAAACCGCAGACTATACAGCATAAGCGCGAATATTTTTAATTTCGACGCCAACGCCACATTAAATAGTCTTTTTAGCGCGATCAAAGGGGTGCGCGAGCACGGATTTAACAATGACGATTTTGATAGCGTTAAGGCGGAATTTAAACATCAAGTGCAAGCCGATCTGCTTAAAAACGATACACAAAGTGCGCAAATAGGGGCACTACTCGATTTCGTACAAAACGGCAATGTAAAGCTTAGTAAGCAAGACGAGCACGATCTAAGCCTCAAGGCGTTAGGAGAAATAACGCTAGCAGATGTTAATAAATTTTTCTCAAAGATAACGGATGGAGCGAGATTTACGGAGATTATCTCGGCAAAGGATTTGGGCATTAGCCAAAAAGACGCGAAGCTGCTCTACGAAAAAGCGGTGCCGTTTAATTTCGCTGCTTCGAAGCTTGCTTCCAAGCAGCTTGCGGGAGCAGATTTAAAAGAGACGGAATTTAAAGCACAAAAAGGCGCTAGCGGCACTGAAATTTTGGAGTTTAAAAACGGCGCGAAGGTAATTTTAAAACCCCTTAAAAGCGAGAAAAATAAAATCGCCCTCGCAGCCGTTAAAAAAGATGGCTATGCGCATTTTGGCAAGGCTCGTGGCGAAATTTTAACTGCACTGCTCAACTCGGGCACCATAGGCGAGCTAAACGAATACGAGGCGGGACGCTTGACCTCAAAATTTGATTATAAGCTAAGATTTAGGATGGACGACGCAGACTGCGGTTTTAGAGGCGCAGGAGCGGATCTGGAGGCGATGACACACGAGCTTTACGCAAGATTTAGCGAGCCGCTAATTCATGCAAGCTCGCTTACAAAATACAAAACCGACGCGCTTTCGGCGATTGCGCTACGAGACGAGACGGCGGAATTTAAATTCGGCGAGCAAATTTTAAAATCTCTATATTCGGGAGATACGGCTCGCAAGCAGCCGCTTAGCGTAGATGACGTAAAGAGCGCAAATCTTGCCGATTTACAGCGCGATGCGGATGAAATTTTTTCAGGTGTTGGAGATTTTATCTTTGTACTTAGCGGCGATTTTGAGCCTGCGCGCGCAAAACAAATTCTAGCCAAATATATCGGCAATCTAAAGCCCGGCACAAGCAGCGCTACGCCTAAAACTTTGATGCTAAATACTTCTAGCGGCGAGATTGTGCAAGACTACGGCGATAGTGATAAAAGCGAAGTTCGGATGATTTTTTCAAACTATGAGCTGCAAAATTTTGACTTTTCAGACACTTATAAATTTCAAGCGTTAAAAAGTGTGCTAAGCAATCGCATCGTCGAGCAGATCCGCGAGGCGCGCGGACAAATTTACTCGGCGATGGTGCATAGCGCCTATGTGCGTGAGCCACAAATCGCAGCGAGCTTGAATGTATCGTTTTCTACCGAGCCGAAAGACGCCAGTGCGGTTGCAGCAAGCGTGAGTGAAATTTTAAAACAGATCGAAAGCTCCGGCGCAAAAGATAGCGAGCTGGCAAATTTCAAAAAAGCACAAATTTTATCGACCAAAAGAGCTGCGCAGACGAATGATTTTTGGCTTGCTAATATCACTGCGCACGAGCTTTACGGCTATCCGCTCTATGATGAAAAAAGCTACGCGGCAAGCATAAATGCGGTAAAAAGCGCGGACGTGCAGGAAGCGGCGCGAGTGCTAAGCGATAGACTATTTACGGCGATTTTAAATCCAAAGGAGCGTTGA
- a CDS encoding cytochrome d ubiquinol oxidase subunit II, whose product MHEIFQIYWWCVVSLLGGILVFMLFVQGGQTLLFTLAKSETEKDFIINSIGKKWELTFTTLVMFGGACFAAFPLFYATSFGGAYWAWMALLFCFIIQAVAYEYRKKPDNFLGAKTYEAFLFINGSLGTILLGIIVSTLFSGSEFALGDNNFVQWKNPARGLEALANPFNYILGFALFFCARTGASLYLMNNIAEPEMIAKLKASLKFDASAFLVFFIAFLAWVLLKQGYAVGAGGVVSLESFKYLHNYLSLPAALILLLLGVVLVLVGIVKGAFTSSVRGIFFYGMGVVCAVTSIFLILSLNHTAFYPSNFDLQSSLSISNASSSLYTLKTMFYVSFLVPFVLGYISYVWRAMDAKKLDKEGLSNEHY is encoded by the coding sequence ATGCACGAAATTTTTCAAATTTATTGGTGGTGCGTGGTTTCGCTTCTGGGCGGAATTTTAGTTTTTATGCTCTTCGTGCAGGGCGGTCAGACGCTGCTTTTTACACTGGCAAAGAGTGAAACCGAGAAGGATTTTATAATAAATTCCATCGGCAAGAAATGGGAGCTTACATTTACTACGCTCGTGATGTTCGGCGGGGCGTGCTTTGCGGCGTTTCCTCTATTTTATGCGACCAGCTTCGGCGGTGCGTATTGGGCGTGGATGGCTCTGCTTTTTTGCTTCATAATCCAAGCCGTCGCTTACGAATACAGAAAAAAGCCCGATAATTTCTTGGGCGCTAAAACCTATGAAGCCTTTCTTTTCATAAACGGCTCGCTGGGCACGATCCTGCTTGGCATCATCGTCTCGACGCTTTTTAGCGGCAGCGAGTTTGCACTGGGCGATAATAATTTCGTGCAGTGGAAAAACCCCGCTCGCGGACTTGAAGCGCTAGCAAATCCGTTTAATTATATCTTGGGGTTTGCACTATTTTTCTGCGCTAGAACGGGAGCAAGCTTGTACCTAATGAACAATATCGCCGAGCCCGAAATGATCGCCAAGCTCAAAGCCTCGCTTAAATTTGACGCTAGCGCGTTTTTGGTTTTTTTCATCGCGTTTTTGGCGTGGGTCTTGCTAAAGCAGGGCTATGCAGTCGGCGCCGGCGGCGTAGTAAGCCTCGAGAGCTTTAAGTATCTGCACAATTACCTAAGCCTACCTGCGGCGCTAATCTTGCTACTGCTAGGTGTCGTGCTGGTGCTGGTGGGCATCGTCAAAGGCGCATTTACAAGCAGCGTGCGCGGGATATTCTTCTACGGCATGGGCGTCGTATGCGCGGTAACGAGCATATTTTTGATCCTGAGTCTAAATCACACGGCGTTTTATCCGTCAAATTTCGACCTGCAAAGCTCGCTTTCGATAAGCAACGCAAGCTCAAGCCTCTATACGCTTAAGACGATGTTTTACGTGTCGTTTCTAGTGCCTTTCGTGTTGGGTTATATCAGCTACGTTTGGCGCGCGATGGATGCTAAGAAGCTCGATAAAGAGGGGCTTTCAAACGAGCATTATTAG
- a CDS encoding cytochrome ubiquinol oxidase subunit I, with protein sequence MQELASVDWSRAQFALTALYHFLFVPLTLGLSFIVAFMESLYVATGKQEWLKITKFWLRLFGINFAIGVATGIIMEFEFGTNWANYSWFVGDIFGAPLAIEGLLAFFLEATFFAVMFFGWDRVSKKFHLISTWLVAIGSNLSAYWILIANAWMQNPVGTSFNPDTMRNEMSNFLDIALSHFGVAKFLHTVGGGYITAALFVLGISAFYMLKNKDFALAKKSFIVAASFGMLSSLFVLFSGDESAYQVAQKQPMKLAAMEGLYKGEVNAGIVAAGVLNPSKTAGDDKEPFLFEIKAPYALGLMATRGLDNFTPGIDDLVFGNEKFGIEGADKKIEKGKIALQALKDYKVAKDANDTAAMQQAREILFSDQNMQNLGYGYFDDAKQIVPPVALTFYSFHVMVALGSYFIVLFFVTLYLSMANDISKFKKILRLCVCSIPLGYVACEAGWIVAEVGRQPWAIQDLMPVGVAATSLAGTNIMISFALFAVLFTVLFIAEIKIMLKQIKIGF encoded by the coding sequence ATGCAAGAGCTTGCTAGCGTGGATTGGTCGAGGGCGCAGTTTGCGCTCACGGCGCTTTATCACTTTCTTTTCGTGCCCCTAACGCTGGGGCTTAGCTTTATCGTGGCGTTTATGGAGAGCCTGTATGTCGCGACCGGTAAGCAGGAGTGGCTCAAGATCACTAAATTTTGGCTTCGCCTTTTCGGTATAAATTTCGCTATCGGCGTCGCGACCGGTATCATAATGGAGTTTGAGTTCGGCACCAACTGGGCGAATTACAGCTGGTTTGTGGGCGATATCTTCGGCGCGCCGCTTGCGATTGAGGGCTTGCTTGCGTTTTTCTTGGAGGCTACCTTTTTTGCGGTAATGTTCTTCGGCTGGGATCGCGTAAGCAAGAAATTTCACCTTATCTCGACCTGGCTTGTGGCGATCGGATCAAATTTAAGCGCATATTGGATCCTAATCGCGAACGCCTGGATGCAAAACCCTGTTGGTACGAGCTTTAATCCCGATACGATGCGTAACGAGATGAGCAATTTTTTAGATATCGCGCTATCTCACTTCGGAGTGGCTAAATTTTTACATACGGTCGGCGGCGGCTATATTACCGCGGCGCTTTTCGTGCTTGGAATTTCGGCGTTTTATATGCTAAAAAACAAAGACTTCGCGCTTGCTAAAAAAAGCTTCATCGTGGCGGCAAGCTTCGGTATGCTAAGCTCGCTTTTCGTGCTATTTAGCGGCGACGAGAGCGCCTATCAGGTCGCGCAAAAGCAGCCGATGAAGCTTGCGGCGATGGAGGGTCTGTATAAGGGCGAAGTAAATGCAGGCATCGTCGCGGCTGGAGTTTTAAATCCGAGCAAAACCGCGGGAGACGATAAGGAGCCGTTTTTATTCGAGATTAAAGCGCCTTATGCGCTAGGGCTGATGGCTACGAGAGGACTTGATAATTTCACGCCGGGCATCGATGATTTGGTATTCGGAAACGAAAAATTCGGCATCGAAGGCGCGGATAAAAAGATCGAAAAAGGCAAAATTGCCCTGCAAGCGCTAAAGGATTATAAGGTCGCCAAAGACGCCAATGATACCGCAGCGATGCAGCAGGCGCGTGAAATTTTATTCAGCGATCAAAATATGCAAAACCTAGGCTACGGCTACTTTGACGACGCGAAGCAGATCGTCCCTCCCGTGGCGCTTACCTTTTACAGCTTTCACGTGATGGTCGCGCTAGGCAGCTATTTCATCGTTTTATTTTTCGTCACGCTGTATCTTAGCATGGCCAACGACATATCGAAATTTAAGAAAATTTTGCGCCTCTGCGTCTGTAGCATTCCGCTGGGATACGTCGCGTGCGAAGCGGGCTGGATAGTAGCCGAAGTAGGGCGCCAGCCGTGGGCGATACAAGATCTTATGCCGGTGGGCGTCGCGGCTACGAGCCTGGCGGGGACGAACATAATGATCTCGTTTGCGCTCTTTGCGGTTTTATTTACGGTTTTATTCATAGCCGAGATAAAGATCATGCTAAAACAGATAAAGATAGGATTTTAA
- a CDS encoding DUF4492 domain-containing protein, which produces MFFGKILKFYAHGFASMKLGKTLWAVILIKLFIIFVLLKFFIFDENLDSKFKTDQEKIDFIYKNLTKE; this is translated from the coding sequence ATGTTTTTCGGCAAAATTTTAAAATTTTACGCGCACGGATTTGCTTCGATGAAGCTTGGCAAAACGCTGTGGGCGGTGATTTTGATCAAGCTATTCATAATTTTCGTGCTACTAAAATTTTTCATTTTCGACGAAAACTTGGATTCTAAATTTAAAACCGATCAAGAAAAAATCGATTTCATCTATAAAAATTTGACTAAGGAGTAG
- a CDS encoding shikimate dehydrogenase, translating to MDRFAVFGNPIAHSLSPLLHNYAIKFLELDAYYGRVLLQRGKELRAKFEALKLAGANVTVPFKLDALKACDVLSEAAKQIGSVNTLVLKGGTLHGFNTDAQGFFCAILGFGEIRNALILGAGGTTRAIGYALSKNGMKFDILNRSAKDFDFGCEEFFIYENFRSKDYDLIVNATGAGLKDDALPAPEGVIDEILSRAKFAFDAIYGKQTPFLQAARAKNLPAKDGKEMLINQGALAFNLFFGGKFDLAEIVSLMSRAANLC from the coding sequence GTGGACAGATTTGCGGTTTTCGGCAACCCGATCGCCCACTCTCTCTCGCCGCTACTTCATAATTACGCGATAAAATTTTTGGAGCTGGACGCCTACTACGGGCGAGTTTTGCTGCAGCGCGGCAAGGAACTGCGAGCTAAATTTGAAGCTTTAAAGCTTGCGGGTGCGAACGTAACCGTGCCTTTTAAGCTTGACGCGCTCAAAGCCTGCGATGTCCTAAGCGAGGCGGCCAAGCAGATCGGCTCGGTAAACACTCTAGTGCTAAAAGGCGGCACGCTGCACGGCTTTAACACCGACGCCCAAGGGTTTTTCTGCGCGATCTTGGGCTTTGGCGAGATTCGCAATGCGCTTATTTTAGGCGCGGGCGGCACGACGCGGGCAATTGGCTACGCGCTAAGCAAAAACGGCATGAAATTTGACATCCTAAACCGCAGCGCAAAGGATTTTGACTTCGGCTGCGAGGAATTTTTTATCTATGAAAATTTCAGATCTAAAGACTACGATCTTATCGTCAATGCCACTGGCGCGGGGCTCAAAGATGACGCGCTGCCTGCGCCCGAGGGGGTAATAGATGAGATTTTATCCCGCGCGAAATTTGCTTTTGACGCTATCTACGGCAAGCAGACTCCGTTTTTACAAGCCGCACGCGCAAAAAATCTGCCCGCAAAAGACGGCAAGGAGATGCTTATAAATCAGGGCGCGCTTGCTTTCAATCTCTTTTTCGGCGGCAAATTCGACTTAGCAGAGATTGTATCGCTGATGAGCCGTGCTGCGAATTTGTGCTAA